A genomic region of Monomorium pharaonis isolate MP-MQ-018 unplaced genomic scaffold, ASM1337386v2 scaffold_645, whole genome shotgun sequence contains the following coding sequences:
- the LOC118648749 gene encoding protein Shroom2-like isoform X1 → MRLDRKLEVLRAEQEAVKEEGEMNETLGARVAARVSAVARPPETSKYRNHVEEVGKITSLLLGLSGRLARAENALYGMPADHGERKILESKRDKLMDQLEEAKVLKNNIDKRSDNMSAILAKYLNEEEFADYQHFINMKAKLIVDGREIQDKVKLGEEQLAALKEAID, encoded by the exons ATGCGCCTTGACAGGAAGCTAGAGGTTCTCAGGGCCGAGCAGGAGGCCGTAAAGGAGGAAGGTGAGATGAATGAGACTCTGGGTGCGCGAGTCGCCGCTCGCGTTTCCGCTGTGGCTCGTCCACCGGAAACGTCCAAGTATCGGAATCACGTAGAGGAAGTCGGTAAGATTACGAGCCTTCTTCTTGGCCTCAGCGGCAGGTTGGCTCGCGCTGAGAACGCCCTTTATGGAATGCCGGCCGACCACGGAGAGAGA AAAATTTTAGAGAGTAAACGGGACAAGCTAATGGATCAATTAGAAGAAGCGAaggttttgaaaaataatatcgacAAACGTAGCGATAATATGTCAGCGATCTTGGCAAAATACCTGAATGAAGAGGAATTTGCCGACTACCAGCATTTCATCAACATGAAGGCGAAGCTGATAGTGGACGGTCGCGAGATACAGGACAAGGTGAAGCTTGGCGAGGAGCAATTAGCTGCGTTAAAAGAGGCAATTGACTAG